A stretch of DNA from Aliarcobacter thereius LMG 24486:
AATCTAAGACCATTTATAAATCTTGAGTAGTTAATATCATTTAATCTACAAGCCGCATTGATTCTTATAATCCACAGTTTTCTAATATCTCTTTTTTTCTGTCTTCTATCTCTATAAGCATAAACAAGGCTTCTTTCTAATTGTTCTTTAGCTTTTCTGAAGTGTTTACTTCTTCCACTATAGAAACCTCTTGCTAATTTTAATATTTTTTTGTGTCTTCTTCTTCTTACAACACCAGTTTTTACTCTTGGCATATCTTTCCTTTCTTTACCGTTATACTTAAATAAGGTGTCGGTTTAACCGAACTTATCCATTATAAATGGAGGGACAAATTACTAAAAATAGTAATTACGCTTTACACAACATAGAAAGAGTTCCAGCTATATTTGTACTATGTACAGTTTGTGGTCCTCTTAAATTTCTTTTTCTTTTTTGAGTTTTTTTTGTCAAAATGTGGCTTCTAAAAGCTGAACCTCTTTTAATAGATCCGTTTTTCTTTACTTTAAATCTTTTAACAGCACCTTTAACGCTTTTCATTTTTGGCATAAAGAAATCCTTTCATATAAATTTGCATTTTTCTTAATGAAAAAGTTTTGCATTATACCTAAGTAGATATTAATGGTAGTTTAAAAAAATAAAAAGAGAAGAGTTACTTCTCTTTTAAATATTAGTCTTTTTTAGGAGTTACAAGAAGATTTACGTATCTACCTTCAAGTTTTGGTTCTTTGTCCATAACAGCAATGTTTTCAACCATAGCCCAAACTCTATTTAGAACTTCAACACCAGCTTCAGGATTTGCCATCTCTCTACCTTTTAGAAAAACTCTAAACTTAACATGATTTCCATCTTCTAAAAATTCAATTGCATGTTTTACTTTGTAATTTATATCATTTTCAGCAATTTTTACAGATAATTTTATCTCTTTAACAACAATAACTTTCTGATTCTTTTTAGCTTCTTTTTTCTTTTTCTCTTGTTGATATTTGAATTTACTATAATCCATAATCTTAGCAACAGGTGGTTTTGCATCAGGTGCTATAAGAACCAAATCAAGACCAGCTTCATCTGCAAGAGAAAGTGCTTGTGCAGTTGTAATTATTCCATAATTCTCTCCATCATCACTTGTACATCTTAATTCTTTTGCTGTAATATCTTCATTCATAATTACATCTGATTTTCTATTGTCTCTACTCAAATTTTACTTCCTTTTAGTATATTTATTAAATTCTGCAAAAATTCATCTTTGCTTAAATTTGATTGCTCTCTTTTTCTTCTATCTCTTAGAGCCACAGTTTTATTTGCAAGCTCTTCATCACCAAGAATAACAAGCATTGGAACTCTTTGTTTCTCTGCCATTCTTATTCTTTTATTTAAACTCTCATTCATATCATAAATTGATGAGTCTAAATCATTTTCAATTAACTCTTTTTGTAACTCTTTAGCATAAGCAACATGTGGCTCAGCTATTGGTATAAAAATAACTTGTGTTGGAGCAATTGCAAATGGAAACTCTCCAGCACAGTGTTCAGTTAAAATTCCTATAAATCTTTCAAATGAACCTAAAATTGCTCTATGAATCATCACAGGTTGTTCTTTTTCACCTTTTTCATTTATATAAGATATATTAAATCTTGAAGGTAAATTCATATCAATTTGAACAGTTCCGCATTGCCATTTTCTTCCAATTGCATCAAGAATTTTGATATCAATTTTTGGACCATAAAATGCTCCACCACCTTCATCTATTCCATAAGATATATTTTTTTCATCTAAAGCATTCATAATAGCTTTTGTAGTTGTTTCCCAAAAAATATCATCACCAATTGCTTTTTCTGGTTTTGTTGATACTTCAATTTCATATTTGAAATCAAATAGCTTTAAAAGAGAATCAACAAATTCTAAAACCTCAAAAATAACATCTTTTATCTGATTTTGTGTACAAAAAATATGTGCATCATCTTGAGTAAACTCTCTTACTCTAAATAATCCATGCATAGCTCCACTTAATTCATGTCTATGTACAACTCCATATTCAAAGAATTTTTTTGGAAGTTCTTTGTATGAAACTAAATCATTATCAAAGATTTGAATATGACCAACACAGTTCATTGGTTTTATTCCATACTCTTGCTCATCAATAGTTGTAAAATACATATTCTCTTTGTAATTTGCATAGTGTCCTGAAGTTCTCCACATATCAGCTTTTAAAATTTCTGGACCACGAACAGGCTCATAACCTCTAACTCTATGAGCTTTATATAAAAGATGTTCTAATTTACTTCTAAGTCTTGCACCATTTGGAAGCCAAAGTGGAAGACCAGCTCCTACTTCATCATTAAATGTAAATAATTCTAACTCTGTTCCTAATTTTCTATGATCTCTTTTTTTAGCTTCTTCAAGCATCGTAATATAATCATTCAAAGCTTTTTTATCAAAAAATGAAATTCCATAAATTCTTGTAATCATTTCATTCTTTTCATCGCCTCCAAGATAAGCTCCAGCTACTCTTGTAAGTTTGAAACTTCTTATCATTCTTGTATTTGGTAAATGTGGACCTCTACATAAATCTTCAAAATCACCTTGTTTATAAACAGTTATTACTTCATCTTTAATATTTTTTAAAACAGCTTGTTTTAGCTCATCATTTTTGAATTTCTCATAAAACTCTTCTCTTGAAGTTTCATGTCTTGTAATTGGAAGTTTCCTATCTGCAAGCTCTTTCATCTTTTTTTCAATTTTTGGTAAATCTTCATCTGAGATTTTATTATTTACCTTAAAATCGTAATAAAATCCTTCATTCACAACAGGACCAACAAAGAATTTTGCTTCAGGATATAGTTCTTTGATAGCTTGAGCCATAAGATGAGCAGTTGAATGTCTTAAAATCTCTAAAGATTCGTTTGAGTCGTCAGCTTTTATTGTATCTCCTACAATATTTAAAGCTTCTGCAGTTTGAAGGTCGAAAATTTGACCATCATTTAAAATACCAATTGGTTCCAAAAAATTCCTTTTATCTATGTTTAAAATTTAAAATGCAACTATTTTATCTTAAAAAGCCTTAATCTAAAAAAACATAGAGATATTTAATAAAAATAAGTTACAATTTGGAATGATTTTAAATATTTCAAAAATAAAAACCGAAGCACTTCTACTATTTTGTAGGGATTTAATAAATTCATATAAAGATTCAAAAAGTAATCTAGGACTTGATGATTTACTTGAAGAAGAGTTTAAAACAATAAATAGTGATATATATAAACAGTTAAATAACCTTTTGCAAGATTCAAGCTTTTATATAAAGAATCAAAACTCATTTAGAGTAAAAGCTATATTAAAATCTTATAATTTTATAAATAGAAGCATCTCAAAATCTTTACAAAAAGATGAATCTTTTAATCCTTCAATGCTATTATTCTCACTTTTAGCACTTTGGTTTAAAGAACTTAATAAAGAAGCAGATAGTAAAGAGTACATATATTTTATACTCTATCCATATTCAAATGTTTATGATAAGTTTTTATTAAAAATAAAAAATAGTGATTTTAGAAATATGAATATAAAGATGATTGATATTGCTGAAAGAACAATAGAAAACTATGAAAACTTTTCACTATAAAAGAGTATTCACTCATTTATAGTAAATTTTGATTAACAAGCTGGAACATTTCCTGAATCACTAGCAAATTCAATAGAAAAATCCATTACACTATTTAGTAAGTTTGGTTTAACAGAACCTTCAACATAGTTTGGACAAAACTTCATTATTTCAGCTTCAGCTTTTCCATCAGCTTTTATTTGTCTCCACTCATCTTGAGTGTGCTTTAGAGCAAATATTGCACCATCCATACCACAAGGCTCTTTTAAAAATTTAATAAAAACTTTTTGACCTCTTGAAGCATCTGCCATAAGTGAAGTTGAAGTGATTGCTAAAGCTAAAAAAGAAGCCAACAATAAGTTTAATAATTTCATATAATTCTCCTAAATAAAATTTGGGTACAATTATAGCTATTTGATATAAAAATAGTCTGAAAATTATAATAAAAAATTAATAAAAGAGAATGAAAAATGAGATACTTTTTGCTTAAAAATATAGTTGAATATCTGCTTGTAAAAGCCCAATTTATAAAGATTATAAGAAGAATTGATAACAATATTATTATAATAGAATTTAATAATTCAAATATCATATATTTTGATTTAACAAAATCAAACTCAATGATATTTAAATCTAAAGAAAAACTAGCTTCAAAAAAAGAGTTTCAAGCACCCTTTGATGTAGTTTTACAAAAAAGATTTACAAATGCGAAAATAGAGAATATATTTTTATTAAATGATGATAAAGTAATAAGATTTATTACAAACTCTTCAAACTCTTATAAAAAAGAGATTTCTATTTTGCAGTTGGAATTTACAGGTAAATATACAAATATTCTAATACTAGATGAAAATGAGATTGTGCTTGAAGCCTTAAGACATATTGATGAGAATTCATCTTTTAGAGTTGTTAAAGTTGGAGTAAAACTTCTTCCTCTTCCAAAAAAAGATATTGTTTTTAAAGAAGAAAAAGTAGATGATATAGAAGAATTTTTATATAATATTTATGAAAATAAAGAGGAAAACAACTTTGAACTTATTAAAAAACAAAAACTTAATATTGTAGAAAAAGATATACAAAAAATAGAAAATATTTTGAAGAAACTTCCAAAAAAAGATGAATTGGAGCTTGAGGCAAAAGAGATTTATGAAAAAGCAAATTTAATTTTGGCAAATCTTCATAATATTAAACCTTATCAAAACGAGATATTAGTTTTAAACAGTGAAAATATAGAGATTAAAATAGAACTTGAAAACTCAAAAAATCCAAGTATTTACACAAATAAACTTTTTAAAAATGCAAAAAGAGCAAAACAAAAAGCAAATAATATAAAAATAGAGAAAGATAATCTTGAAGATAAATTACTTTTCGCAAATAAATTAAAATTAAATATTGAAAATTCAAATAGTATTGAAGAGTGTGAGTTTTTACTTCCTAAAAAAGATAAAAATCAAACAAAAACAAAGAAAGAGAAAAATTATGAAAGTTTTTTCTTTGAAGGTTTTAAAATAATGCTTGGAAGCAATGAAAGAGAAAATATTTATCTACTTGAAAACTCAAAAGCAAGTGATTTTTGGTTTCATTTAAAAGATAGACCATCTTGTCATGTAATTGTACAAAATAGTAAAAAAACTATTCCAAATAGTCTTATAGAAAAAGCTGCTAAGCTGTGTGTTGAGTTTAGTGTTGATAGCAAAGGTGTTTTTGAAGTCGATTATACACAAAGAAGAAATGTAAAAATACAACATGGTGCAAATGTATTATATAATCCTTATAATACTATTGTTGTAAAGATATAGATTTTAAGGGATAAAGTAGTAATAAAAACCAAATTTTAGACTATCTTGATTTTTCTCTAAGTCATTATTTAGATATTTTAAATTTAATGCAAAATCTTTATTTAGTTTCAAAGTATAAAAAGCTTCAAAGCTATTTCTTTCAAAACCTTTATCAAATTTTGCATAACGATAATCTAGACCAAATTTGGTATTTTTAAAATAGTTACTAACTATTCCAACTCTTGTACCAGCTGAATAAAACTGTTCTTTAGATGTAAAAAATGAGTTTAAATCAAGTAAAATATATGCAAAAGTAGAATCTAAACCAAAACTAGTACCAAAGCTAGGATTTATTTTAAAAGAGTCATCATTGTTAAAATCAAATTTTTCATAAGCAGTATTTATAGTCCAAGAGAGTGATTTAAAAAGTTGATCTCTTGGAGAGAAAGATTCTATATTCAAAAGAGTTATTTTATCGATTTTTATATCTTCATTTTTCTCTTTTTTTAGTTTTAATTCAAAGAAATCTATATATGCACCTTGTAAATAACCATCTTCAACATCATAAATATCATGATAAGCTGGTTTTATAGTAAATTCAAAATTATCATTTGAATCATAGAAAAGCCCAACTCTTGAAGAATTATGAGAGTATATAGGATTTGTTGGAGCTTTTATATCAAAATCAGAAGAGATTGGATAAGAGCTCCTCTCTTTTAAGGTATTTAGATAATTCTTTACATATTTATTTTTTTCTGTACCTTTTTCACTTCTTAAATATTGAGTATAAGCAATTTTAAGATCTAGATATGCTATTTTGTCTTCTTGGCTTAAACTATCTTCAAGTGTTTTGTCTTTTTTTATAAAATCATTTATAAACTTTTTATTTTCTATTTTTTCATTCAAAAGATATTTCATTTTTTTCATTGTTGAGTATCTATATTTTGAATCATCAATTAAATTTTCTTTATCTAAAAGTTTTATTGTATCAAGAGGAATAGTTTTGAAAGTAAAATGATTTGTTAGCTCTAAATTAGGTCTGGCTACTTCAAATAACCATAAAAGTGAATATGAGCAATTTTCTTTAAAAAAGAAATAATCAGCATATGAATCTTTTAATTCCCAAGAGTGTAAAATTAATCTATCTATTTCATCTTTTTTTAAATTTAAATCATATTCCCAAACATCTCTTTGTTCTATATTATTATATGTTTTTAATTTTTCATAGTAAGGTTGAATGGTATATTTACCTTCATATCCACCAAAAATACCTTTAGTAGCAAAAATCAAACCATTTTTTTCATTTGTTTCAGCTGCATAATTTAAAGCATAAGATAATAAAGGAGAATCTTTTTGCGATGAAATTTTTAGAAAAGTATGTCCATACATTGAAGCAGGAGAGTTAATATGAGAAGCTGGAAATACAAGGCTTATAAAATTTGCATTTAGAGTTTTTTTATACTCTTCTAATTCACTACATTCATATTTTTTAATAATATTATCTAAATTAGGAATACTATTTTTAAGAAAATCTACTCTTAATGGAAACCTACATAAAATATTATCTGTTCCGTTTTCTAGGGCTTTTAGAGTTTCAATTAACTCATCTTTCAAATCATATTTACCATTTTTGGAAATAAAAAAATTACTAGAATCTATTTCACTGCTAGATGATTTATAATGAAACAGTTTTTTAAAATAACTATCTTCATATAATTTCTTTTCAATAGCTAAATTGTAAATATCATTTGAAAATAATGGAGATAAAAAAAAGCAACAAAAGAGAAAACTCTTTGTTACTTTTTTAGAAAGATTACATAAGTTTTGCAATAGTATCAATAACTTCAGCAGAACTTACATTTTCATTTGAATAAATTTCTGAAAAATTAGCTTGTAATTTTGCAAAAAATGCATCGTTGTTTTCAACATTCATTAAATTTGCAACAGTTAATAAAGTTTCACCATTTCCTGATGAAATATCCATTGCTAATTCATCCATGTTTTCATTTACAAATCTGTTTAATTTGTCATTTGATGCAAAACTTTTTGGTTGTTCACAGTCAAAAGTTCCACTTGTAATAGCAAAAGTTTGACTTGCTGAGCCATTAGTAGTTATTGCCAATACTTGAGATACTGTTGTGCTTTGGTCTTTAATTACTGTATTACCTAGACCACAACCAGTATTTGGATGCTTTGCATACAATGAACTTGTAATTAAAAACAAAGATATTGATAAAAATATTTTTTTCATATTGGATCCTTTTTAAAATATAAGATTAACTTTAAAATAAATAAATATTAAATTTTCAGAGTGAAAAACTTAGAGAGTATTAACTTTATAATTAATACTCTCATAGTTTGTAAATTAAGACTTTAATTTAGATTTATATAATTCAAATTCTTCTTTTGAAACATATTTAGTTTCAAAATCTTTTAGCTCATTATTATAAGTCGAAATTATATAGTTTGAAGGTAAACTAGAAACTAAATTTTGATCAATTAATGGAGTTCCTTCAACAACATAAGTAGTTTTTCCAAAAATAAGTGGTATATAAAAACTAGTAAAAGAAACAACACCATCAGCAAGAGCTACTGCTCCTGGAACTTTTTCTATGGCATTATCTATAGCTTGTTTTAAGTGAGTAGTACCAGTTGGAAATATAATAATCATATAAGCTGGATCCTCACCTCGAACTCTTTCTGAAGCTCTTTTTAATGATTTAGAATTTAAATCTACATTTTTTGTAGAAATAACAGTAAAATCTGTAACCCTTTGTGTACAACCTGTAATAAAAGTGATTGTAATTAACGATAAAAATAAAACTTTAAAAGTTTTTAACATAATATTCTCCTCTATAAAAATAAATTTGATTATATATAAAAAATATACTTTAGTCCATTATTATTTCAAGAAGATAGATAAATAAATAATTTATGAGTAGAATATACACAATAAAGAATATTATTCTTCTATATCAATTATAAAGCAATAATTTTAATAAATATATTAGAATAAAAGTTAAATTTGTGTAATATATACACATTTTATTTTAAGGTAACAAAATGTTAGAACTTATTGGAAACTTATCTTTAAGAGTCAAAACAGGAATAGCACTTATTGCTTTTGTGCTTATTTTAGGAATTATTGATTCATATTTTATTTTTTGGCTATTTTTTGGAGTAGCTTTAATCATTGCTGTTAGTGAATCAAAAACTTTATACAAACTAGAAGACAAAAGTATTTATGTTTATATAGTGTTACTTTGGGTTGCAGTTTATTTTTATCCAAGTCCAGTTGATCTTATATTCATTGTAGCTATGGGATATGCTTCTCAACTTGCATATAAAAGAAAACTAGATAAAAAAATGGTTTTACCACTATTTTATCCTACTGCATCTTTTGTATTTTTGATGGCACTTTATAGTGAATATGGAGTTGGAGCACTTTTTTGGCTTTTAATAATAGTTGCAGCTACTGATACAGGAGCATATTTTGCAGGAAAAAATTTTGGTAAAACGAAATTTTGTGAAACAAGTCCAAATAAGACTTTAGAAGGTGTTTTTGGAGGTATGCTTTTAGCTGTTATTTTAGGTGCTTTAACTTCAATTGATGATATTGGATTTATTGCTTCAATTATTATTGCAGCTATTGTATCTTTATCTTCAGTTTTTGGAGATTTATTTGAAAGTTATCTAAAAAGAGAAGCTGGAGTAAAAGATAGTGGAAATATTTTACCAGGACATGGTGGAATTTTAGATAGAGTTGATGGATATTTATTTGGTGCAGTTGTGATGCTTGTTCTTCTTAGGGTAGTTATTTGATAATACTTGGAAGTACAGGTTCTATTGGTGTAAATACTTTAGAAGTTGCAAAAAAATACAGCTTAGATATTGAAGTTTTAGTAGCTGGAAGAAATATAGAACTTTTGAATAAGCAGATAAAAGAGCATAATCCTAAAAAAGTGATAATTGCTTTTAAAGAAGATTTACACAAAGTAAATCACAAAAATGTAAGTTTTGGAGAAGATGCAATTTTAAGAGCTATTGAAAATAGCTCTTCAAATATTGTTGTAAATGCACTTGTTGGATTTTTAGGATTAAAACCAACTTTAAAAGCAATAGAGTGTAATAAAAAATTATGTCTAGCAAATAAAGAGTCACTTGTTGTTGCAGGAAAATTTATAGATAAAACAAATTTAAGAGCAATAGATAGTGAGCATTTTGCACTTTGGTATTTATATCAAAATAAAAAAATAGATTCTATGATAATAACTGCAAGTGGAGGTTCTTTTAGAGATTATCCAATTGAAAACTTAAAGAATGTATCTGTAAAAGAAGCACTTAATCATCCAAATTGGAAGATGGGAAATAAAATTACAATAGATAGTGCAACAATGACAAATAAGATGTTTGAACTTCTTGAAGCAGCTTGGCTTTTTGATACAAAAAAACTTGATGCAATAATAGAACCAAAATCAATGATTCATGCTTTTATAAACTTTACAGATGGAAGTACAACAGCTCATATTGCAAATACTTCAATGCAACTTCCAATAGCTTATGCAATTTTAGATAAAGTTGAAGATGAGATTTTAAAGCCAGTAGATTTACTTGAAGTTTCATCTTTAAACTTTTTAAAAATAGAAAAAGATAGATATCCAATTTGGCAAATAAAAGATGAAATTCTTTCTAATCCTGATTTAGGAGTTGTTTTAAACTCTGCAAATGAAATAGCTGTTTCTAAATTTTTAAATAGTGAGATTGGTTTTTTAGATATTTCAAAAATAACTTTAAATGCTATTGAAAAATTTTCTTCTTTAAAAGCTACAAATATAGAGGATGTTTTTTTAATAGATAAAGAAGTAAGAGCTTATTTTGGGAATTGATATGTTAATTCCTTTTGGAATTTTAATAATAATAACAATCTATTTAATATATAGTAGAACAAAATTTGAAAAAGATATTGTAAATATTTATGAAGAGAAATTTGAAGAGTGGAAAAAACATAATCCTTCAAAAGAGAATGAAATAGAGAAAAAAGAGCTAGTTGGACTTATTTTTAAAGAGAAATATAAACTATCTTGTGAATTACTTGAAGAGGGTTTAGAAGATAGAATAAAAAGTGCTAAATTTGATATTAAATATATAAAAAGAGAGAATTAAAATGAGCAGAAAAAGAGTTTTGATTTTACATGGACTAAATGGAAGTGATTTTCCACATTGGCAAGCACATCTTGCAAGTGATCTAATAAAAGATAACTATGTTGTATCTTTTCCTTTATTACCAAATAAAAATAGTCCAAATTTAAATGAGTGGAAAGAGTTTATAAAAGATGAGATAAAACATTTTAAGCCACAAATCGTAGTTTGTCACTCTTTAGCAAATATCTTATGGTTTCATATTTGCGAGGAACTTGATATTAGTTTAGATAAATTAATGCTTGTTGCCCCTGTTAGAAATAAAGAATTAGAAGAGGCAAAAAGCTTTTTCCCCTATCCTGTACCAAAAAATTTAAAATCAAAAGAAGCAATAATTGCAGCATCTACAAATGATCCTTTTATGAGCATAGAAGAAGCTATAAATTTGCAAAGTAAATTAAATATTGGTATGAAAATTATGGAAAATGCTGGACATATAAATACAAGTGCTGGATTTGGAAAACTTGACTGTGCTTTAGACTGGGTGAAAAGAGAAGAAGTTTGTGAAGAGAATTCACAAAATATATAGGAAGATAAATGATTTTAGCAATTGAATCATCTTGTGATGATAGTTCAATATCAATTACAAAGATAGATAGTTTAGACTTAGTTTTTCATAAAAAGATATCTCAAGAATTAGAACATAGTTTTTATGGAGGAGTTGTTCCAGAACTTGCAGCAAGACTTCATATAGAAGCATTGCCTAAGATATTTGAAGAGTGTAAAGAGTATTTAAAAGATATAAAAGCAGTTGCTGTTACAAATGCTCCTGGACTTAGTGTAACACTAACAGAAGGAGTTGCTATGGCAAAAGCTATAAGTATAGCTTTAAATCTTCCTTTAATAGCTGTAAATCATCTAAAAGGTCATATATATTCACTTTTTATTGAAAAAGAAGAGTGTTTTCCTATAACAATTCTTTTAGTTTCAGGAGGACATACTCAAATAATTGAGGCTAATAATTTAAATAGTATGAAAACAGTCGCTAGAACTTTAGATGATAGTTTTGGAGAGAGTTTTGATAAAGTTGCAAAAATGATGAATTTGTCATATCCTGGTGGTCCAATAATTGAGGAAAAAGCAAAAAAAGGAAATGAAAATAGATTTTCTTTTCCTATTCCACTTTCTCAAAGTCCAAATATTGAATTTAGTTATTCTGGCTTAAAAAATGCAGTTAGAGTCGAAATAGAAAAGATAAAAGAAGAAAAAAATGAACTTAGTGAAGATGATATTTGTGATATAGCAGCAAGTTTTCAAAAAGCAGCAACAAAACATATTTTACAAAAATTAAATAAATTATTTAAAAAATCAGCACCAAAAACTTTTGCAATAGTTGGAGGAGCAAGTGCAAATATATATCTAAGAGAGAATATAGAGGAACTTTGTGCAAAATATGATACAAAACTACTTTTAAGTTCATTAAAATATTGTTCAGATAATGCAGCAATGATTGGAAGAGTTGCTATAGAACAATATAAAATAAAAGATTTTATAAATTTAGAAGAACTTGATATAAAAACAAGAGTAAAGGAGCTTTAAAATGAGTTTAGCAGATCTTTTAGCAAAAAATATTGGCTCAAAACTTGAAATAAGTAGCTTTGATACACAAAAAGAGGATAGAAAAAATAAAAATATAGAAAAGAGTTTAATTTTACCAAAAAATGAACATAGATTAGTTTTTTTATATGAGAAAAGAAATGGCAAACCAGTTACTATTATTGGTAGATTTCAATTAGAAGAGAATGAAAAAAAAGAGGTTTTAAAACTTTTAAAATCAAAACTTGCTTGTGGAGGAGCAATAAAAGATGAATATATAGAACTTCAAGGTGATTTAAAAGATAAAGCTAGATTAATTCTAGAAAGCAGTTCTTGGAAGTTTAAAAACAAATGAAAACTACTATTGTAAAAACAACTTGTAATAAGCTAAAAGAAGCAAAGAATTTATCAAAAATACTATTAGATAAAAAACTAGCAGCATGTATTCAAATAGAAAAAATAGTTTCATTATATAATTGGCAAGATAAACTTTATGAAGAGGATGAATTTTTGTTAAATATAAAAACAAGAAAAGATTTGTTTAAAAAAGTTAGAAAAACTATTATAAAAAATCACTCATATAAAGTGCCCCAAGTTACCGAGCTAGAGATAAGTAATATAAGTAAAGAATATTTTAATTATATATTAGAAAATACGAAAAAGATAAAAAGTTAAGAAAAAACCTAAAAACACTTGACAAAAGATAAATTATATAATATAATTCCGTCCACTTTTTGAGATAAAAGGTGCGTGTCGGGGCGTAGCGCAGTCTGGTTAGCGCACCTGGTTTGGGACCAGGGGGCCGGAGGTTCGAATCCTCTCGCCCCGACCATTTTTTTAATAAATATGGTAGGTATAGCTCAGTTGGTTAGAGCATCGGGTTGTGGTTCCGAGGGCCGTGGGTTCAAGTCCCATTATCTACCCCATTCTTTTTTTATGCTTCCATAGCTCAGCTGGATAGAGCAACGCCCTTCTAAGGCGTAGGCCGTACGTTCGAATCGTACTGGGAGTACCATTTATGTATATTGTGCGGATGTGGTGAAATTGGTATACACGCTAGACTTAGGATCTAGTGCCTCACGGTGTGGAAGTTCGAGTCTTCTCATCCGCACCATATAACCCCTACAAGCCCCATAAAATCGAACTCTCTAAATACTTTTTATATAATAAAAGAGAAAAAATCATAAAATTGAACCAAATGTTGAACCCGTGGTTGAACCAAAAAAGGTTAAATCATTATGAGTTATATAATAAAACATAGAGAACAATATTACTATAAGTGAAAAATACCACAAACAAGAAAAAACTTTACAATAACTTTAAAAACAGATTCCTACAAAGAAGCTAAGTTTATAACAAGTATAATCAACCCAAAAGTAGAGGAGATGGTTATAAAAATGAATTGGGAAGAAAATGTTAAGTATATAAAAGAGCTGATAGGTAAATATGTAGAAAAAGCAAAACAAGATTATAGTGAGCAAAGAATAGCTAGAGAACAAAGATGGGAATATATAACAGAAGATAATATCTTACGAAGTGGAAGCCATCCAAAAGCAATCGATAAGGCAATAAAAAATATGGTAGATGTAGTTCATTCATCTAA
This window harbors:
- a CDS encoding RBBP9/YdeN family alpha/beta hydrolase, which gives rise to MSRKRVLILHGLNGSDFPHWQAHLASDLIKDNYVVSFPLLPNKNSPNLNEWKEFIKDEIKHFKPQIVVCHSLANILWFHICEELDISLDKLMLVAPVRNKELEEAKSFFPYPVPKNLKSKEAIIAASTNDPFMSIEEAINLQSKLNIGMKIMENAGHINTSAGFGKLDCALDWVKREEVCEENSQNI
- a CDS encoding DUF3015 family protein: MKKIFLSISLFLITSSLYAKHPNTGCGLGNTVIKDQSTTVSQVLAITTNGSASQTFAITSGTFDCEQPKSFASNDKLNRFVNENMDELAMDISSGNGETLLTVANLMNVENNDAFFAKLQANFSEIYSNENVSSAEVIDTIAKLM
- a CDS encoding phosphatidate cytidylyltransferase; the encoded protein is MLELIGNLSLRVKTGIALIAFVLILGIIDSYFIFWLFFGVALIIAVSESKTLYKLEDKSIYVYIVLLWVAVYFYPSPVDLIFIVAMGYASQLAYKRKLDKKMVLPLFYPTASFVFLMALYSEYGVGALFWLLIIVAATDTGAYFAGKNFGKTKFCETSPNKTLEGVFGGMLLAVILGALTSIDDIGFIASIIIAAIVSLSSVFGDLFESYLKREAGVKDSGNILPGHGGILDRVDGYLFGAVVMLVLLRVVI
- the tsaD gene encoding tRNA (adenosine(37)-N6)-threonylcarbamoyltransferase complex transferase subunit TsaD, which codes for MILAIESSCDDSSISITKIDSLDLVFHKKISQELEHSFYGGVVPELAARLHIEALPKIFEECKEYLKDIKAVAVTNAPGLSVTLTEGVAMAKAISIALNLPLIAVNHLKGHIYSLFIEKEECFPITILLVSGGHTQIIEANNLNSMKTVARTLDDSFGESFDKVAKMMNLSYPGGPIIEEKAKKGNENRFSFPIPLSQSPNIEFSYSGLKNAVRVEIEKIKEEKNELSEDDICDIAASFQKAATKHILQKLNKLFKKSAPKTFAIVGGASANIYLRENIEELCAKYDTKLLLSSLKYCSDNAAMIGRVAIEQYKIKDFINLEELDIKTRVKEL
- a CDS encoding Lnb N-terminal periplasmic domain-containing protein, which codes for MQNLCNLSKKVTKSFLFCCFFLSPLFSNDIYNLAIEKKLYEDSYFKKLFHYKSSSSEIDSSNFFISKNGKYDLKDELIETLKALENGTDNILCRFPLRVDFLKNSIPNLDNIIKKYECSELEEYKKTLNANFISLVFPASHINSPASMYGHTFLKISSQKDSPLLSYALNYAAETNEKNGLIFATKGIFGGYEGKYTIQPYYEKLKTYNNIEQRDVWEYDLNLKKDEIDRLILHSWELKDSYADYFFFKENCSYSLLWLFEVARPNLELTNHFTFKTIPLDTIKLLDKENLIDDSKYRYSTMKKMKYLLNEKIENKKFINDFIKKDKTLEDSLSQEDKIAYLDLKIAYTQYLRSEKGTEKNKYVKNYLNTLKERSSYPISSDFDIKAPTNPIYSHNSSRVGLFYDSNDNFEFTIKPAYHDIYDVEDGYLQGAYIDFFELKLKKEKNEDIKIDKITLLNIESFSPRDQLFKSLSWTINTAYEKFDFNNDDSFKINPSFGTSFGLDSTFAYILLDLNSFFTSKEQFYSAGTRVGIVSNYFKNTKFGLDYRYAKFDKGFERNSFEAFYTLKLNKDFALNLKYLNNDLEKNQDSLKFGFYYYFIP
- the dxr gene encoding 1-deoxy-D-xylulose-5-phosphate reductoisomerase, which produces MIILGSTGSIGVNTLEVAKKYSLDIEVLVAGRNIELLNKQIKEHNPKKVIIAFKEDLHKVNHKNVSFGEDAILRAIENSSSNIVVNALVGFLGLKPTLKAIECNKKLCLANKESLVVAGKFIDKTNLRAIDSEHFALWYLYQNKKIDSMIITASGGSFRDYPIENLKNVSVKEALNHPNWKMGNKITIDSATMTNKMFELLEAAWLFDTKKLDAIIEPKSMIHAFINFTDGSTTAHIANTSMQLPIAYAILDKVEDEILKPVDLLEVSSLNFLKIEKDRYPIWQIKDEILSNPDLGVVLNSANEIAVSKFLNSEIGFLDISKITLNAIEKFSSLKATNIEDVFLIDKEVRAYFGN